The following are from one region of the Nitrospirota bacterium genome:
- a CDS encoding DUF4189 domain-containing protein, whose translation MKKLVYLLALVLIVVFSYSEKVYATGAIAISDEDELYGVCTGASDKDQAKSCSIKACEDHGGTDCKFRVWFEKCGAVAYSNKYFGIGWGKDKNTAESKALDDCAHNCVIVASECEK comes from the coding sequence ATGAAAAAGTTAGTGTATTTGTTGGCCTTAGTGTTAATTGTTGTCTTTAGCTATTCAGAGAAGGTCTATGCAACAGGAGCAATAGCAATTTCTGATGAAGATGAACTGTATGGTGTTTGTACTGGTGCCAGCGATAAAGACCAGGCTAAATCATGTTCTATTAAGGCGTGTGAAGATCACGGTGGCACAGATTGTAAGTTCCGCGTGTGGTTTGAAAAATGCGGTGCTGTTGCTTACAGTAATAAATACTTTGGAATCGGATGGGGCAAAGATAAAAATACAGCAGAGTCAAAAGCCCTCGATGATTGCGCTCATAATTGTGTGATAGTCGCATCAGAATGTGAAAAATAA
- a CDS encoding PAS domain-containing sensor histidine kinase, translating to MQDSALQAGTLGKMLVISSSLDVIPTVKGMAEFLNRALTEIIGVKSLYICYEGDVFITDKTDFPVSCCSLCKITSHKDSDCALAKSRGFKQLSLRTINNSYGYILVNISNHEEYAAYEPFLGNISNVMTRILENRHITARLKETIEELQYAKQCLERDVTEAQNKAHFGTWTYDPVSQKSKWSLETFKIFGLDPTLVPPLYNVLIKYIHPDDYQRFNEAVKEAIKIGKPYDLDIRINRPDKTERIINIICEPVLSADYKIIRLRGSIIDITDRKHIEDELRNLNKNLETMVISEIKKRRTQEQMLIQQSKMASMGEMIGLIAHQWKQPINAIGLKIQDLKDAYTYDEVDEIYIEKMVDSSMQQIEFMAKTIDDFRNFFIPSKEKIIFSLKSAIDELLSMFIHIFSKSNIDISVKAKQDELFLTEGFPNEFKQVVLNILTNSRDAILSKRKTDDSIMGNIEINIGNIPEYNSKVVVSIKDNGGGIPEEAIEKIFEPYFTTKETEGTGLGLYMSKTIIETNMSGSLTVRNVDGGAEFVISLVACKSDSV from the coding sequence ATGCAAGATTCTGCACTACAAGCTGGTACTCTTGGTAAGATGTTAGTCATCTCAAGTAGTCTGGACGTAATACCCACGGTTAAAGGTATGGCTGAGTTTCTTAACAGAGCACTCACTGAAATAATAGGTGTAAAATCATTATATATTTGCTATGAAGGTGATGTTTTCATAACCGATAAAACAGATTTTCCTGTCTCCTGCTGTTCCTTATGTAAAATTACTTCACATAAGGATAGCGATTGTGCATTAGCCAAAAGCAGAGGTTTTAAACAGCTCAGTTTAAGAACAATTAATAATTCCTACGGATATATCTTAGTAAATATCAGTAATCATGAGGAATATGCTGCTTATGAGCCGTTTCTGGGAAATATTAGTAATGTTATGACAAGAATACTTGAAAACAGGCATATAACTGCAAGACTAAAAGAGACTATAGAAGAGCTTCAGTATGCAAAGCAATGCCTTGAACGTGATGTAACAGAGGCACAGAATAAAGCACACTTTGGCACATGGACTTATGACCCTGTCAGTCAAAAATCGAAATGGTCATTGGAAACGTTTAAAATATTTGGTTTGGATCCAACCCTTGTTCCACCGCTTTATAATGTACTTATAAAATATATCCATCCTGATGATTATCAGCGATTTAATGAAGCTGTAAAAGAAGCAATAAAAATTGGTAAACCTTATGACTTAGATATACGCATTAACCGACCTGATAAAACTGAAAGAATAATTAACATTATCTGTGAACCTGTTTTAAGTGCTGACTATAAGATTATCAGATTAAGAGGATCCATTATTGATATCACCGACCGCAAACACATTGAAGATGAACTAAGAAATCTAAATAAGAATCTTGAGACAATGGTAATATCAGAAATTAAAAAAAGAAGAACACAAGAGCAAATGCTGATTCAACAATCTAAAATGGCATCCATGGGTGAAATGATTGGATTAATAGCCCACCAATGGAAACAGCCAATTAACGCTATAGGGTTAAAAATACAGGACTTAAAGGATGCTTATACATACGATGAAGTTGATGAAATATATATTGAAAAAATGGTTGATTCCTCGATGCAGCAAATAGAATTTATGGCAAAGACTATAGATGATTTCAGAAATTTCTTTATTCCATCAAAAGAAAAAATTATTTTTAGTTTGAAGTCAGCCATAGATGAACTGCTGTCAATGTTTATACACATATTTAGTAAAAGCAATATTGATATTTCCGTGAAAGCTAAACAAGATGAGTTATTCCTTACAGAAGGCTTTCCAAATGAATTTAAACAGGTTGTGCTCAATATTCTGACTAACTCCAGGGATGCAATACTCTCAAAACGTAAAACTGATGACAGTATTATGGGGAATATAGAAATCAATATCGGTAACATACCCGAGTACAACTCTAAAGTTGTTGTTTCAATAAAAGATAACGGTGGTGGAATTCCTGAGGAAGCAATAGAAAAAATATTTGAACCCTACTTCACAACAAAAGAAACGGAGGGTACCGGGCTGGGACTTTACATGTCAAAGACTATAATTGAGACAAATATGAGTGGGAGCCTGACTGTGAGAAATGTTGACGGTGGTGCAGAATTTGTGATAAGTTTGGTGGCGTGTAAAAGCGATAGTGTTTAA
- a CDS encoding CooT family nickel-binding protein — MCEANVYVREKDGTESLYLENVDLLRPEDGRLFMKNLFGEQKFFDGDIGEISLIKHKIILTRR, encoded by the coding sequence ATGTGTGAAGCTAATGTGTATGTAAGGGAAAAGGACGGCACTGAATCGCTCTATCTGGAAAACGTTGATTTGCTGCGCCCGGAGGACGGCAGGCTTTTCATGAAAAACCTCTTTGGCGAACAGAAGTTTTTTGACGGAGACATTGGAGAGATTTCGCTAATTAAACACAAAATAATACTAACAAGGCGGTAA
- a CDS encoding tetratricopeptide repeat protein, translated as MGLAYYYHLGNYEKAIPLFKQSLSIYEEKLGVNHPYTKGTRDSLKRAEEKLAGSGTR; from the coding sequence ATGGGATTAGCTTATTATTATCATCTTGGTAATTATGAAAAAGCAATTCCATTGTTTAAGCAGAGTTTAAGTATATATGAGGAAAAATTAGGGGTTAACCATCCTTACACAAAAGGTACAAGGGATTCTTTAAAAAGAGCAGAGGAGAAGTTAGCGGGTTCAGGCACGAGATGA
- a CDS encoding glycogen synthase, whose amino-acid sequence MYVVMVTPEIAPVAKVGGLADVVFGLSRELEIRGNSVEIILPKYDCMWYDQIYNLQVVYEGLWVPYYNTWVHCTVFFGFVHGRKCFFIDSHSDKNFFSRGVFYGHGDDNERFAFFCRAALEFMYKSGKNPDIIHCHDWQTALVPVLLYEIYQHIGMSHPRVIYTLHNLKHQGIAGEYALREVGLDGNKLINNERLQDDHNPHAVNLMKGGIVYSNFVTTVSPQYAWDVRTSDQGFGLGHTLHMHQSKFGGILNGVDYEVWNPEIDPHIPFKYGPANIDDKYKNKEALRHRLLLRQDLKPIICAIGRLDHQKGVHLIRHAMYYALQNGWQFILLGSSTDKALNDEFMHIKQQLNDNPDCHLEIGYNDELAHLIYAGSDMLLIPSLFEPCGLTQMIAMKYGTIPIVRSTGGLSNTVYDANYSERPFNERNGFVFYGTDYGSLEDAMHRATGLWYSYPGDFRQLITNAMGYDWSWNWPGKHYLDIYEFIRNK is encoded by the coding sequence ATGTATGTAGTTATGGTAACGCCGGAGATAGCGCCGGTAGCAAAGGTTGGGGGGCTTGCTGATGTTGTGTTTGGGCTTTCCCGTGAGCTTGAAATCAGAGGCAATTCCGTGGAAATCATCCTGCCTAAGTATGACTGCATGTGGTACGATCAGATATATAACCTTCAAGTCGTATATGAGGGACTTTGGGTGCCTTATTACAATACGTGGGTACATTGTACGGTGTTTTTTGGTTTCGTGCACGGCAGGAAGTGTTTTTTTATAGATTCACATTCTGACAAAAACTTTTTCAGCCGCGGTGTATTTTACGGCCATGGGGATGATAACGAACGATTTGCGTTTTTTTGCCGCGCTGCTCTTGAATTTATGTATAAATCCGGTAAAAACCCAGACATCATACACTGCCACGATTGGCAAACGGCGCTTGTACCGGTTCTGTTATATGAAATATATCAGCACATTGGGATGAGCCATCCAAGAGTAATTTACACGTTGCACAATTTAAAGCATCAGGGTATCGCTGGTGAGTATGCTCTCCGTGAGGTTGGACTTGACGGCAACAAACTAATCAATAATGAGCGGTTGCAGGATGACCACAACCCACATGCTGTTAACCTTATGAAAGGCGGCATTGTTTACTCTAACTTTGTAACCACTGTTTCGCCTCAATACGCATGGGATGTTCGGACATCTGACCAGGGCTTTGGACTGGGGCACACACTGCACATGCATCAGAGTAAATTTGGAGGCATTCTAAACGGCGTTGACTACGAGGTTTGGAACCCGGAGATTGACCCGCATATCCCGTTTAAGTATGGTCCTGCAAACATAGACGATAAGTATAAAAATAAGGAGGCACTGCGCCACCGGCTGCTCTTAAGGCAAGACCTTAAACCCATAATCTGTGCAATCGGACGCCTTGACCACCAAAAGGGTGTGCATCTAATCAGACACGCTATGTATTACGCACTACAAAACGGCTGGCAGTTTATCCTTCTTGGCTCAAGTACAGACAAAGCATTAAATGATGAATTTATGCACATAAAACAACAACTTAACGATAATCCTGATTGCCATCTGGAAATCGGATACAACGACGAACTGGCGCATTTAATATACGCCGGGTCTGACATGCTTTTGATACCAAGTCTGTTTGAACCCTGCGGCCTAACACAAATGATAGCTATGAAATACGGCACTATTCCTATAGTAAGGAGCACAGGTGGGTTATCCAACACAGTCTATGATGCTAATTACTCAGAGAGACCGTTTAATGAAAGAAACGGCTTTGTCTTTTACGGGACAGATTACGGCTCGCTGGAGGACGCCATGCACAGGGCAACCGGACTTTGGTACTCCTACCCGGGGGATTTCAGGCAACTTATAACAAATGCTATGGGGTATGACTGGTCGTGGAACTGGCCCGGAAAACATTATCTCGATATATACGAGTTTATACGGAATAAGTAG
- a CDS encoding TIGR00159 family protein — translation MMDIIRRIRWQDIVDVLLIWLIFYRLFLLIKGTRAVQMLIGIGVLLLTSMVSGYLKIYTLDWIIQSFWTYIIVSIVVLFQPEIRRALAQMGKAPFLPFTPAEELKSIDEVVKSAASLSARKIGALVVIERETSLKDYIEIGTYLEARVSRELLLSIFHPTSPIHDGAVVIKANKILAAGCFLPISFRPDIDKMLGTRHRAALAITEETDAVAVIVSEETGDISISVGGDFIKKIDMNQLRVELTNLFTQSSGRDND, via the coding sequence ATTATGGACATAATCAGGCGGATAAGATGGCAGGATATCGTAGATGTTCTGTTGATATGGTTGATATTTTACAGGCTCTTTTTGCTGATAAAAGGAACACGGGCCGTGCAGATGCTTATTGGCATAGGAGTGCTCCTTTTAACGTCAATGGTCTCAGGGTATTTGAAGATATACACTTTGGACTGGATAATACAGAGCTTCTGGACATACATAATAGTATCAATTGTTGTGCTGTTTCAGCCTGAAATTCGGCGCGCATTGGCACAGATGGGAAAAGCCCCTTTTTTGCCTTTTACTCCTGCAGAGGAACTTAAGTCTATAGATGAGGTTGTTAAGTCAGCGGCATCTCTGTCGGCACGAAAAATAGGCGCACTTGTGGTCATAGAACGTGAAACATCACTTAAGGACTACATTGAAATCGGCACCTACCTTGAGGCTAGGGTTAGCAGAGAGCTTCTGCTTAGTATCTTTCATCCCACATCTCCAATACACGACGGAGCAGTGGTAATTAAAGCAAATAAGATACTTGCCGCAGGGTGTTTTCTGCCTATCTCCTTCCGGCCCGACATTGATAAAATGCTTGGCACCCGCCACAGAGCAGCCCTTGCCATCACTGAGGAGACAGACGCTGTGGCTGTCATCGTGTCTGAGGAAACAGGAGATATTTCCATATCTGTAGGAGGAGATTTCATTAAAAAGATTGATATGAACCAGCTGAGAGTGGAACTTACCAATTTATTCACACAGAGCTCAGGCAGGGATAATGATTAA
- a CDS encoding DUF3842 family protein encodes MLKVAVVDGQGGGIGSVVVRRLREEFDEAIEIIALGTNSAATTSMLRAKANKGATGENAIALNAGRVDVITGPLSIVIANSMMGELTPIMAQAIAHSQAKKILLHLNQEGVEIVGIAREPLPHLVDCLIEKIKNLVGGQTHV; translated from the coding sequence ATGTTAAAAGTGGCAGTGGTGGACGGACAAGGAGGAGGTATTGGCTCTGTGGTAGTGAGGCGATTGCGTGAGGAGTTTGATGAGGCTATTGAGATTATAGCGCTGGGTACAAACTCTGCCGCTACGACCTCTATGCTAAGAGCTAAAGCCAACAAAGGCGCTACCGGCGAAAACGCAATTGCACTTAACGCCGGGCGTGTGGATGTGATAACAGGCCCCCTAAGCATAGTCATAGCTAACTCCATGATGGGTGAGCTTACCCCCATAATGGCACAGGCAATAGCACATTCACAGGCTAAAAAAATCCTTCTTCACTTAAACCAGGAGGGTGTGGAAATAGTGGGCATCGCACGGGAGCCACTGCCACATTTGGTTGATTGTCTGATAGAAAAGATAAAGAATCTTGTTGGAGGTCAAACCCATGTGTGA
- a CDS encoding MEDS domain-containing protein, which produces MEKLNYNVDYGFTPESFPMGTHICFIYSSSEARRKVMSKFVESGLSAKEKFIYLADVATDADIDGYFEQLGLDVLKYRQSGQLFVEPARKGYCPDGRFDVERMLNTLRSYYKKADEEGYTGLRGTGEPVWIKEGVPGVENWFMYESLINKLLVEYPFSGVICQYDANIYDGATLFDVLNVHPLMIVQGQILRNPYYVQPDEFMATHFD; this is translated from the coding sequence ATGGAAAAGCTAAACTACAATGTAGATTATGGTTTCACGCCGGAGAGTTTTCCTATGGGTACACACATCTGTTTTATTTATAGTAGTAGTGAAGCACGTAGAAAGGTAATGTCAAAGTTTGTAGAGAGTGGCCTGAGCGCAAAGGAAAAATTCATTTACCTTGCAGATGTAGCTACAGATGCGGATATAGACGGTTATTTTGAACAATTGGGTCTTGATGTATTGAAGTACAGGCAAAGCGGACAACTGTTTGTTGAACCTGCAAGGAAGGGATACTGTCCTGACGGCAGGTTTGACGTGGAGAGAATGCTCAATACGTTAAGGAGCTATTATAAAAAAGCTGACGAAGAGGGTTATACAGGTTTGCGGGGTACTGGTGAGCCCGTGTGGATTAAAGAAGGGGTGCCTGGGGTAGAGAACTGGTTTATGTACGAGTCTCTTATAAACAAACTACTTGTTGAATATCCGTTTAGCGGGGTAATTTGTCAGTATGATGCCAATATATATGACGGTGCTACTTTGTTTGATGTTCTAAACGTTCATCCGCTTATGATAGTTCAAGGTCAGATTCTCCGGAATCCATACTACGTGCAGCCTGATGAATTTATGGCAACACATTTCGATTAA
- a CDS encoding DNA internalization-related competence protein ComEC/Rec2, with translation MYLFAPFIIGVLFFYSYLYFPYLTALAIGSSALFFLFSLKEKISVFLLIFFVAAAGFFYSALRYEPESSVPFSNPVEISEATGVFTSRPVVIKTTSSLSGKETTFIRQDFTINSMKSYRVLPCKHIKQYIGQQKIMPHFEPLPVTVFFYDNQTMVNAGVEAVVDIKINYDKRLFNPGSYAFPYKPVATIQKIYSLKESDSLVWTFPKLRKKLSDAIERKFKGDAADLVKALTIGDTSSISDHVNEIFRRTGLTHLLSVSGSHFAMLTLAAFLGIRFLLNLLPFRMIVKITTYLSLIQLSALIAIPFIASYFFISELTIPAYRSFVTIGIYMAALLLGRKGIWWNSLLFAAFVIELTDPASIFNVSFLLSFNAVMFIGLANDRVLNNIIQPEDGEKTVKKKPDTSKVGLKNHIYDKLKTGLQYLYVNLVITLAIIAGTLPITISYFYNISLISVVANSVVVPVVCVLAMPLIAASVFTFLLTGYMPFVSVISEILRFSIKLMEFFSGFSFAATGISAFPPLFVIVLYINVLYFFKNKKRALLCLILTVSSMVAYSIYQNHSNLRVTFLDVGQSDSMVIETQSGKIIVVDTGKTGRELESFLRYRGANTIEAVFLTHGDSDHVGGFVPISNKFEIKAIFDNGAINYSASILKRMGNKIVHLTKGDSINIDGAEIKVFHPFLNYSSDKGRLVNNTSLVFQLKGHNRTFLFTGDIEQEGEWAMDSLGDYLKSDVLKVAHHGSATSSDFSFLSHVSPKISVISVGKCNSYGHPSEDVIQRLNNSLILRTDTEGAVKITESDDGIKLETYAQTKLKKAFDLQSEIENIKKLYRMW, from the coding sequence ATGTATCTGTTTGCTCCGTTTATAATCGGGGTATTGTTTTTTTATTCATATCTGTATTTTCCTTATTTAACTGCGTTGGCCATTGGCAGCTCTGCGCTGTTTTTTCTATTTAGCTTGAAAGAGAAAATATCTGTTTTTCTACTAATATTTTTTGTGGCAGCAGCCGGATTTTTCTATAGCGCTCTTAGATACGAACCGGAAAGCTCTGTGCCTTTCTCCAATCCGGTTGAAATCAGCGAGGCCACGGGAGTGTTCACATCAAGACCAGTGGTGATAAAAACAACATCTTCACTTTCCGGTAAGGAGACGACTTTTATCCGGCAGGATTTCACAATTAATTCCATGAAGTCATATCGTGTGTTGCCATGTAAACACATCAAACAATACATCGGACAGCAGAAAATAATGCCCCACTTTGAACCTCTGCCGGTAACGGTTTTTTTCTACGATAACCAAACCATGGTTAATGCCGGAGTTGAGGCCGTAGTGGATATTAAGATTAACTATGACAAGAGACTTTTCAATCCCGGCTCATACGCATTTCCTTACAAACCCGTTGCCACAATACAAAAAATCTATTCACTAAAAGAGTCTGACTCACTTGTCTGGACATTTCCGAAACTGAGAAAGAAACTCTCCGATGCAATAGAGAGGAAATTTAAGGGCGATGCCGCAGACCTCGTTAAAGCGCTGACTATTGGGGATACATCGTCAATCTCAGATCATGTAAATGAGATATTCAGACGCACCGGACTTACTCACCTTCTAAGTGTTTCAGGCAGCCACTTTGCAATGCTTACACTTGCAGCTTTTCTGGGTATAAGGTTTTTACTTAACCTGCTGCCCTTTAGAATGATTGTTAAAATCACCACATACCTGAGTTTAATTCAGCTGTCAGCGCTGATAGCCATTCCCTTTATAGCTTCATATTTTTTTATATCCGAGCTGACGATTCCTGCTTACAGATCATTTGTCACAATCGGAATCTATATGGCTGCCTTGCTTTTGGGCAGAAAGGGTATATGGTGGAACAGCCTCCTGTTTGCCGCATTTGTGATAGAGCTAACCGATCCGGCTTCAATATTCAATGTGTCTTTTCTTCTTTCATTTAATGCCGTGATGTTTATAGGGCTTGCAAATGACAGGGTATTGAACAACATCATACAACCTGAAGACGGTGAAAAGACTGTTAAAAAAAAGCCTGACACATCTAAGGTTGGCCTTAAAAATCACATTTACGATAAACTGAAAACGGGACTCCAATACTTGTATGTTAACCTGGTGATAACATTAGCTATAATAGCCGGAACTCTGCCTATAACAATATCATACTTTTACAACATCTCGCTCATATCGGTAGTTGCAAACTCAGTAGTTGTGCCAGTGGTCTGTGTGTTAGCAATGCCTTTGATTGCAGCATCAGTGTTTACATTTCTTTTAACCGGATATATGCCGTTTGTTTCAGTAATTTCAGAAATACTGCGCTTTTCGATAAAACTAATGGAGTTTTTTTCAGGGTTTTCGTTTGCAGCAACAGGCATAAGTGCGTTTCCACCACTATTTGTGATTGTACTCTACATTAATGTTTTGTACTTTTTTAAAAACAAAAAAAGAGCACTTCTATGTTTGATCTTAACGGTTTCCAGTATGGTGGCTTACAGTATTTATCAAAATCATAGTAACCTAAGAGTCACATTTCTTGATGTTGGTCAGAGTGATTCAATGGTGATAGAGACGCAGTCGGGAAAAATCATTGTCGTTGATACCGGGAAAACGGGACGGGAGCTTGAGAGCTTTTTACGCTATCGTGGTGCCAATACAATAGAGGCCGTGTTTCTCACCCACGGTGACAGCGACCATGTGGGCGGATTTGTACCCATTTCCAATAAGTTTGAAATCAAAGCGATATTTGACAATGGCGCTATAAATTATAGCGCATCAATTTTAAAACGCATGGGAAACAAAATTGTTCATCTGACAAAGGGCGATTCAATCAACATTGACGGTGCTGAAATAAAGGTGTTCCATCCGTTTTTGAATTATTCATCTGATAAGGGACGCCTTGTAAACAACACATCACTTGTTTTTCAACTAAAGGGACATAACCGGACATTTCTATTTACCGGAGATATTGAGCAGGAGGGTGAGTGGGCTATGGATAGCCTTGGGGATTACCTTAAAAGCGATGTGTTAAAGGTGGCGCATCACGGGAGCGCTACATCATCAGATTTTAGTTTTTTGTCACACGTGTCACCAAAAATTTCGGTCATAAGTGTTGGCAAATGCAATTCATACGGCCATCCATCCGAGGATGTGATACAAAGGCTTAACAACTCACTCATCTTAAGAACCGACACAGAGGGAGCAGTTAAGATTACCGAAAGTGACGATGGCATAAAACTGGAAACCTATGCACAAACGAAACTCAAAAAAGCATTTGATTTACAAAGCGAGATTGAAAACATAAAAAAGCTTTACAGGATGTGGTAA
- a CDS encoding Rpn family recombination-promoting nuclease/putative transposase, translated as MSGRYDKILKESLRGVLHVLISEVLGINAISIKPLKTKLQITDEREADFLLEVTLHDGSTYILHIEFQATNDSNMPYRMLRYRIYISQTYGKPVKQVLFYVGRKPLRMKNYIKDENLAFEYDIIDFRSIDCEKFISSNTPAEVILGILCNFGSEDDTIVIKTLLSKIMETVKEEVSRLKYIRQLEILAQLRDLQENVCKEVSEMALVYDIERDVRYKQGMEKGWKEEWKEEWKEGLREGLREGLREGLRRDCLRVSRRDYLRVLS; from the coding sequence ATGTCAGGGCGATACGATAAAATATTAAAAGAGAGTCTGCGCGGTGTGCTCCATGTGTTAATTTCTGAGGTGTTGGGAATAAATGCAATATCAATAAAGCCACTGAAAACTAAACTACAAATCACTGACGAAAGAGAAGCCGATTTCTTACTTGAGGTTACCTTACACGATGGCAGCACATACATTTTGCATATAGAATTCCAGGCCACAAATGACAGCAACATGCCATATAGAATGCTCCGGTACCGTATTTATATTAGTCAGACGTATGGAAAACCGGTAAAACAGGTGCTGTTTTATGTCGGCAGAAAACCACTCAGAATGAAAAATTATATCAAAGACGAAAATTTGGCCTTTGAATATGACATAATAGACTTCAGGAGCATAGACTGTGAAAAATTCATAAGTTCCAATACACCTGCTGAGGTGATACTTGGGATTTTATGTAATTTCGGCTCAGAAGATGATACAATAGTAATAAAGACCCTGTTAAGCAAAATAATGGAAACCGTAAAAGAGGAGGTTAGTCGTTTAAAGTACATAAGACAGTTAGAGATACTGGCGCAACTCAGAGATTTACAGGAAAACGTATGCAAGGAGGTAAGTGAAATGGCTTTGGTATATGATATAGAACGTGATGTCAGGTACAAACAAGGAATGGAAAAGGGATGGAAAGAGGAATGGAAAGAGGAATGGAAAGAGGGATTGAGAGAGGGATTGAGAGAGGGATTGAGAGAGGGATTGAGAAGGGATTGTTTAAGGGTAAGCAGGAGGGATTACTTGAGGGTATTGAGTTAG
- a CDS encoding phosphoglucosamine mutase — MKLFGTDGIRGAVNTHPMTPETVVRVGMAIGQILHRNNGKNMILIGKDTRLSGYTIESALTSGICAMGMNVTLVGPLPTPGVAYLTKSLRFDAGIVISASHNPFEDNGIKIFDRDGFKLSDTIEQTIESLVINTKNGLTLPHAGKIGKAYRLEDATARYIEYVKSTISRDVDFEGLKVVVDSANGAAYKVTPLLLAELGAEVISLNDDPDGKNINDHCGSLYLENLSKAVISHRAHVGIAHDGDADRTLMCDEFGNTIDGDLIMAIWAKELQAQGKLRNSTVVSTVMSNLGLEHYLNREGITLLRTKVGDRYVVEKMLEGNFNFGGEQSGHIISLAHSTTGDGPITAIQILDIAWKSKKPLSELVSEVTLYPQVLKNVRVARMQDFRSFPEIVSAIAVAESELNGTGRILVRPSGTEPKIRIMVEGQNKALVDDIAERVSGMVERLMA; from the coding sequence ATGAAATTATTTGGTACAGACGGTATAAGGGGTGCGGTAAACACGCACCCTATGACTCCGGAGACTGTCGTACGGGTTGGAATGGCAATTGGACAGATTCTTCACAGAAACAATGGCAAAAACATGATACTCATTGGAAAAGATACGCGGCTTTCCGGCTACACAATAGAGAGCGCTCTGACCTCAGGAATTTGTGCAATGGGGATGAATGTGACACTGGTCGGCCCCCTGCCCACTCCCGGCGTTGCTTACTTAACTAAATCCCTGCGTTTTGATGCAGGCATCGTTATTTCAGCCTCACATAACCCATTTGAGGACAATGGCATAAAGATTTTTGACAGGGATGGTTTTAAACTCTCAGACACTATCGAGCAGACTATCGAATCACTGGTAATTAATACCAAAAACGGCCTTACCCTCCCTCATGCCGGCAAAATTGGAAAAGCGTACAGATTAGAGGATGCAACGGCACGGTACATAGAGTACGTGAAGTCAACAATATCACGGGATGTGGACTTTGAAGGCTTAAAAGTTGTAGTTGACTCGGCAAACGGAGCAGCTTATAAGGTTACTCCCCTTTTGCTTGCCGAACTGGGTGCTGAGGTCATAAGCCTGAATGACGACCCTGACGGGAAAAACATAAATGACCACTGCGGCTCCCTGTATCTTGAAAATTTGTCTAAAGCGGTAATTAGCCACAGGGCACACGTGGGTATTGCTCATGACGGAGACGCCGACAGAACCCTTATGTGTGATGAGTTTGGAAACACAATAGACGGCGACCTTATTATGGCTATATGGGCAAAAGAACTCCAGGCACAGGGAAAGCTGCGAAATTCCACAGTGGTTTCTACCGTAATGAGCAATTTGGGACTCGAACACTATCTTAACAGGGAGGGAATAACCCTTCTGCGCACTAAAGTCGGAGACAGATATGTGGTAGAGAAAATGCTTGAGGGTAATTTTAACTTTGGCGGTGAGCAGTCAGGCCACATAATTTCCCTTGCCCACAGCACAACCGGAGACGGCCCTATAACGGCTATACAAATTCTTGACATTGCATGGAAATCGAAAAAACCACTGTCAGAGCTTGTCTCAGAAGTTACACTCTATCCTCAGGTTTTAAAAAATGTACGTGTTGCCCGAATGCAGGATTTTAGAAGTTTTCCCGAAATAGTCAGCGCCATTGCTGTGGCTGAATCAGAGCTAAACGGTACGGGGAGAATCCTTGTGAGGCCATCCGGCACAGAGCCTAAGATACGCATCATGGTTGAGGGGCAAAACAAAGCACTCGTTGATGATATTGCAGAGAGAGTCTCAGGGATGGTTGAAAGGCTTATGGCCTGA